The following proteins are co-located in the Telopea speciosissima isolate NSW1024214 ecotype Mountain lineage chromosome 9, Tspe_v1, whole genome shotgun sequence genome:
- the LOC122639590 gene encoding probable WRKY transcription factor 65: MEGRYNNSSFVSQHEESVNTSEKGPESPVSDIINDGKISSTTTTTTAIASPRKSRRAVQKRVVSVPIADLDGSRIKGEGAPPSDSWAWRKYGQKPIKGSPYPRGYYRCSSSKGCPARKQVERSRVDPTMLVVTYACDHNHPWPTSRNQQQKQQQQEATTPAAAVVTTATTTATSTSPTTSSTATAEAVPGTRKLQSEESTVFGNQAEIEPDKKFADLGEEPMITTDDFSWFSDMVSSSSATMLESPFCAESNSGRDADVATLFPMGEEDELLYADLGELPECSLVFRRIGVFEHDEERRRCGLRAAPLCGSSG; the protein is encoded by the exons ATGGAAGGCAGATACAACAACTCTTCCTTTGTCAGCCAGCATGAAGAATCTGTGAATACTTCTGAAAAGGGGCCAGAGTCTCCGGTCTCCGACATCATCAACGATGGGAAGATatcttctactactactactaccactgCCATAGCATCTCCCAGGAAAAG TAGACGAGCTGTGCAAAAGAGGGTGGTATCGGTGCCGATTGCAGACTTGGACGGGTCTCGGATCAAAGGCGAGGGAGCTCCACCGTCCGATTCGTGGGCCTGGAGGAAGTACGGCCAGAAACCCATCAAGGGCTCTCCCTACCCAAG GGGATATTATCGATGCAGTAGTTCGAAAGGGTGCCCCGCGAGAAAGCAAGTAGAGAGGAGCCGCGTGGACCCCACTATGCTTGTCGTGACGTACGCGTGTGACCACAACCACCCTTGGCCGACCTCCAGAAACCAACAACAAaaacagcaacaacaagaagcCACTACTCCCGCCGCTGCCGTCGTCACAACCGCCACCACAACTGCCACCTCAACGTCCCCAACAACCTCATCAACTGCCACCGCTGAAGCAGTGCCCGGCACTCGAAAGCTCCAATCAGAAGAATCGACGGTTTTCGGGAACCAAGCCGAGATCGAACCGGACAAGAAATTCGCAGACCTGGGCGAAGAACCGATGATCACCACCGACGACTTCAGTTGGTTCTCTGATATGGTGTCCTCGTCCTCCGCCACCATGCTGGAGAGCCCGTTTTGCGCGGAGAGCAACAGTGGAAGAGATGCTGACGTGGCTACGTTATTCCCGATGGGAGAAGAGGATGAGTTATTGTACGCAGATCTTGGGGAGCTTCCGGAATGTTCGTTGGTTTTTCGGCGGATTGGGGTATTCGAGCACGACGAGGAGCGTCGGCGGTGTGGTTTGAGGGCGGCGCCACTTTGCGGAAGCTCAGGATGA